A stretch of the Thiocystis violascens DSM 198 genome encodes the following:
- a CDS encoding RnfH family protein: MKVSIVYALAKRQIWLNIEVPEGATLREAVERSGLLAQCPEIDLDQQKVGVFGKVSALETKLADGDRVEIYRPLIADPKTLKGRAKGEDAAAPPAKTSAH, translated from the coding sequence ATGAAGGTCAGCATTGTCTATGCCCTGGCCAAGCGCCAGATCTGGTTGAACATCGAGGTTCCCGAGGGCGCCACCCTGCGCGAAGCGGTCGAGCGTTCGGGCCTCCTCGCGCAATGTCCCGAGATCGACCTGGACCAGCAGAAGGTCGGAGTCTTCGGCAAGGTCTCCGCCCTGGAAACCAAGCTGGCGGATGGTGATCGCGTCGAGATTTACCGCCCGCTCATCGCGGACCCCAAGACCCTAAAGGGGCGTGCCAAGGGCGAGGATGCGGCGGCTCCGCCCGCCAAGACTTCTGCACATTGA
- a CDS encoding SoxR reducing system RseC family protein, with translation MPSDVPAPEDPTDPFQPELVEGLARVVAVEGKLAWLEPEQTTSCGGCAASGLCGAKGIGTAASRLEMRRFPLVNEASLAVGDRVVVGVDARALLKASGTAYALPLVIMLGAGGMAQWIAGSDGITMATMLTGLGVGLIAARWGAGWLGARGQLAPRFLRRASDGETCRID, from the coding sequence ATGCCGAGCGATGTTCCCGCGCCGGAGGATCCGACGGACCCGTTCCAACCGGAGCTGGTGGAGGGTCTGGCGCGCGTCGTCGCGGTGGAAGGTAAGCTGGCCTGGCTTGAACCCGAACAAACCACCTCTTGCGGCGGCTGCGCGGCATCCGGGCTGTGCGGAGCCAAGGGCATCGGCACGGCCGCGAGTCGGCTGGAAATGCGCCGCTTCCCGCTCGTCAATGAGGCAAGCCTCGCCGTCGGCGATCGAGTAGTCGTCGGAGTCGATGCGCGCGCGCTGCTCAAGGCATCGGGAACCGCCTATGCGCTCCCGCTGGTCATCATGCTAGGCGCTGGGGGGATGGCGCAGTGGATCGCCGGAAGCGATGGGATCACCATGGCGACGATGTTGACGGGACTGGGCGTCGGCCTGATCGCCGCGCGCTGGGGCGCGGGTTGGCTTGGTGCCCGTGGCCAGCTCGCCCCGCGCTTTCTCCGCCGCGCCAGTGACGGCGAAACCTGTCGAATCGATTAA
- a CDS encoding electron transport complex subunit E, with protein MAANYGRIVRDGLWDNNGVLAMLLGMCPTMAMTTSATNGLGMGLATAVVMAASNFMVAAFRNYITREVRIPVYILIVAANVTFVDLTMNAWMHELYKVLGLFIPLIVSNCLPLARLESFASKEPILPSLMDGIFMGLGFTLALTLIGAGREILGSGTLFADASLLLGPAFKFMELRIMPADMGVLMMILPPGGFLVTGLVVVGKRLLDIRAGKGIQMAGAHSV; from the coding sequence ATGGCAGCCAACTATGGCCGGATCGTCCGCGACGGTCTGTGGGACAACAACGGCGTGCTCGCCATGCTGCTCGGCATGTGCCCGACCATGGCCATGACCACCAGCGCCACCAACGGGCTGGGGATGGGGTTGGCCACCGCCGTGGTGATGGCCGCCTCCAACTTCATGGTCGCCGCCTTCCGCAACTACATCACCCGCGAGGTGCGCATTCCGGTCTACATCCTGATCGTGGCGGCCAACGTCACCTTCGTGGATCTGACCATGAATGCCTGGATGCACGAACTCTACAAGGTGCTGGGACTCTTCATCCCGCTGATCGTCTCCAACTGTCTGCCGCTGGCGCGGCTCGAATCCTTCGCCTCGAAGGAGCCGATCCTGCCATCGCTGATGGACGGCATCTTCATGGGGCTGGGGTTCACGCTCGCGCTGACCCTGATCGGCGCGGGGCGCGAAATCCTGGGGTCGGGCACCCTGTTTGCCGATGCCTCGTTGCTGCTGGGTCCAGCCTTCAAATTCATGGAGCTGCGCATCATGCCCGCCGACATGGGCGTGCTGATGATGATCCTGCCTCCGGGTGGATTCCTGGTCACCGGGCTAGTCGTGGTGGGCAAGCGCCTGCTCGACATCCGCGCCGGCAAGGGCATCCAGATGGCCGGCGCCCATAGCGTCTGA
- the rsxG gene encoding electron transport complex subunit RsxG — translation MNPLMKQGTLTHAAILGVFCLGFGIFLGLTELATRDAIAARAMEDRQNSLGQVIPASLHDNNPVIDNLAMRDAEGNDITVYRARKAGQVTGVAYEIHGSGYAGHMKFMLGVDAEGRVLGVRALSHKETPGLGDKIEIKKGDWILQFAGLSLGNPPAEKWKVKKDGGQFDQFTGATITPRGTVTAIRHGLEFFDAHRAQLLEMN, via the coding sequence ATGAATCCGCTCATGAAACAGGGCACCTTGACCCACGCGGCCATTCTCGGCGTCTTCTGTCTTGGTTTTGGCATCTTCCTCGGGCTCACCGAGCTGGCAACCCGCGACGCCATCGCCGCCCGCGCGATGGAAGACCGGCAGAACTCGCTCGGGCAGGTGATCCCGGCGAGCCTCCACGACAACAACCCGGTCATCGACAACTTGGCCATGCGGGACGCCGAGGGCAACGACATCACCGTCTACCGTGCCCGCAAGGCCGGCCAGGTGACCGGTGTCGCCTATGAAATCCACGGCTCGGGCTACGCCGGCCACATGAAGTTCATGCTCGGTGTGGACGCCGAGGGCCGGGTTCTAGGGGTGCGCGCACTGAGCCACAAGGAGACCCCTGGACTGGGCGACAAGATCGAGATCAAGAAGGGCGACTGGATTCTCCAGTTCGCCGGACTCTCGCTGGGCAATCCGCCCGCCGAGAAATGGAAGGTGAAGAAAGACGGCGGCCAGTTCGACCAGTTCACCGGGGCCACCATCACTCCCCGTGGCACCGTCACCGCGATTCGTCACGGTCTCGAATTCTTCGACGCCCACCGGGCGCAACTGCTGGAGATGAACTGA
- the rsxA gene encoding electron transport complex subunit RsxA — protein sequence MQEYILLMVGAALVNNVILARFLGLCSFMGVTTRIDTAIGMGLATTFVITVSSMANWGVEQYLLEPYGLGYLRTVTFILVIASAVQFTEMTVRKVSPPLFQMLGIYLPLITTNCAVLGVALLLVEGKMTFIAATLFAFASSLGYSLVMVIFAGLRERLALAEVPRLFAGPPIGFIVASLLALAFLGFSGISTT from the coding sequence ATGCAGGAATACATTCTTCTCATGGTCGGCGCGGCGCTGGTCAACAACGTGATCCTGGCCCGTTTCCTGGGTCTCTGCTCCTTTATGGGCGTGACGACCCGGATCGATACCGCCATCGGCATGGGGTTGGCGACGACCTTCGTCATCACCGTCTCCTCGATGGCCAACTGGGGGGTCGAACAGTATCTGCTGGAGCCCTATGGCCTAGGCTATCTGCGTACCGTCACCTTCATCCTGGTGATCGCGAGCGCCGTGCAGTTCACCGAGATGACGGTGCGCAAGGTCTCGCCGCCGTTGTTTCAGATGCTGGGCATCTATCTGCCGCTCATCACCACCAACTGCGCCGTGCTGGGTGTCGCGCTACTACTGGTCGAGGGCAAGATGACGTTTATCGCGGCGACCCTGTTCGCCTTCGCCTCCTCGCTCGGCTACAGCCTGGTCATGGTCATCTTCGCCGGGCTGCGCGAACGCCTAGCCCTGGCCGAGGTGCCGCGTCTGTTCGCCGGTCCACCGATCGGATTCATCGTCGCCAGCCTCCTCGCGCTGGCATTCCTGGGTTTTTCTGGCATTAGCACGACCTGA
- the rsxC gene encoding electron transport complex subunit RsxC: MKLFPIRGGIHPEYRKELSGERAIEALPLPNRLYIPLQQHIGAPAEILVSEGDLVKKGQVIARRQGPISAHHHASTSGRVVAVTEIPAPHPSGLPQPTIVIEPDGRDEWAALPEPIADPFAVAPEVIEERVAESGIVGMGGATFPAAVKLHLGIQYRIDTLLINGAECEPYLTCDDRLMREHAEAIVDGARIMAHTLGAPRIVVGIEENKPQALAAITVAASAFPNIEVAALPVKYPMGSERHLTLAITGLETPARKLTADLGVVVHNVATARAVHQAVRLGRPLIARVVTVSGEAIREPKNIEAPIGARVSDLIDFCGGFAQRPERIIQGGPMMGTPLPNLEVPVVKGTSGILALTATEINERPADPCIRCGACVNICACGLTPVELAAHIRHDDLEGAAKLGLSDCVSCGSCSWVCPSHIPLVHYFNYAKGALNAQDREQRKTERTKTLVEANAARQERLAAQRAAARKPKAAPAANEVQP, translated from the coding sequence ATGAAGCTTTTCCCGATCCGTGGTGGTATCCATCCCGAATACCGCAAGGAGTTGAGCGGCGAGCGCGCCATCGAGGCGCTGCCGCTGCCGAACCGACTCTACATCCCATTGCAACAGCACATCGGCGCGCCCGCCGAGATCCTGGTGTCCGAAGGCGACCTGGTCAAAAAGGGCCAGGTCATCGCGCGCCGTCAGGGACCAATCTCCGCGCATCATCATGCCTCCACCTCCGGACGCGTGGTCGCGGTGACCGAGATCCCCGCCCCGCATCCGTCGGGCCTGCCCCAGCCGACCATCGTCATCGAGCCCGATGGCCGGGATGAGTGGGCGGCGCTGCCCGAGCCCATCGCCGATCCCTTCGCCGTCGCCCCCGAGGTCATCGAGGAGCGTGTCGCCGAGTCCGGCATCGTTGGCATGGGTGGCGCGACCTTCCCGGCGGCGGTCAAGCTGCACCTGGGCATCCAGTACCGCATCGACACCCTGCTGATCAATGGCGCCGAGTGCGAGCCCTATCTGACCTGCGACGACCGGTTGATGCGCGAGCACGCCGAGGCGATCGTCGATGGTGCCCGCATCATGGCTCACACCTTGGGCGCACCCAGGATCGTCGTCGGCATCGAAGAGAACAAGCCGCAGGCCTTGGCGGCCATCACGGTCGCGGCCAGCGCCTTTCCGAACATCGAGGTCGCCGCCCTGCCCGTGAAGTACCCGATGGGTTCCGAGCGTCATCTGACGCTGGCGATCACCGGACTGGAGACCCCGGCACGCAAACTGACGGCGGATCTGGGCGTCGTGGTGCATAACGTCGCCACCGCGCGTGCCGTCCATCAGGCCGTGCGTCTGGGTCGTCCGCTGATCGCCCGCGTGGTGACAGTGAGCGGCGAGGCGATACGCGAACCCAAGAATATCGAAGCGCCCATCGGCGCGCGGGTGTCCGACCTGATCGATTTCTGCGGCGGCTTCGCGCAGCGCCCGGAACGGATCATTCAGGGCGGCCCGATGATGGGCACGCCGCTGCCCAATCTGGAGGTGCCGGTGGTCAAGGGCACCTCGGGCATCCTGGCGCTCACCGCGACCGAAATCAACGAGCGCCCCGCCGATCCCTGCATCCGCTGCGGCGCCTGCGTCAACATCTGCGCCTGCGGTCTGACGCCGGTCGAACTCGCCGCGCACATCCGCCATGACGATCTGGAGGGCGCGGCGAAGCTCGGACTCTCGGACTGCGTCTCCTGCGGCAGTTGTTCCTGGGTGTGTCCCTCACATATTCCGCTGGTCCATTATTTTAATTACGCCAAGGGCGCCCTGAACGCACAGGATCGCGAGCAGCGCAAAACCGAGCGGACGAAAACGCTGGTCGAGGCCAACGCGGCGCGTCAGGAGCGACTCGCCGCCCAGCGCGCGGCCGCCCGCAAGCCCAAGGCCGCACCCGCCGCCAACGAGGTCCAGCCATGA
- a CDS encoding RnfABCDGE type electron transport complex subunit B, protein MLTAVGSLTAMGVALGGMLGVAARLLAVEENPLELELQALLPGSQCGQCGFVGCAQAAAALARGEAAVTLCPPGGKAVAEQLAKRLGVTVDLADHAPRVPVYAVIDEELCIGCTRCVKECSVDGIIGASKLMHTIVAEVCHGCSKCAQVCPTDAIRMVEIPLTLAAWHWPKPASPHKH, encoded by the coding sequence ATGTTGACGGCGGTTGGAAGTTTGACGGCGATGGGCGTTGCCCTGGGTGGCATGCTGGGTGTCGCGGCGCGTTTGCTCGCCGTCGAGGAAAACCCGCTGGAGCTTGAGCTTCAGGCGTTGTTGCCGGGCTCGCAGTGCGGGCAATGCGGCTTCGTGGGCTGTGCCCAGGCGGCGGCGGCGCTGGCCAGGGGCGAGGCGGCGGTCACCCTCTGCCCGCCGGGCGGCAAGGCCGTCGCGGAACAATTGGCCAAGCGCTTGGGCGTGACGGTCGATCTGGCCGATCACGCGCCGCGAGTGCCCGTGTATGCGGTCATTGATGAGGAACTCTGTATCGGTTGTACCCGTTGCGTCAAGGAGTGTTCGGTCGACGGCATTATCGGTGCCAGCAAGCTGATGCACACGATCGTCGCCGAGGTCTGTCACGGTTGCTCCAAGTGCGCCCAAGTCTGCCCCACCGATGCGATTCGCATGGTCGAGATCCCGCTCACCCTCGCCGCCTGGCATTGGCCGAAGCCCGCCTCGCCCCATAAGCACTAA
- a CDS encoding diguanylate cyclase, with amino-acid sequence MHLTIRRKFFLSHFFAVLLVSGSIGSYFYLSAVSSLTTSIQLRLENTAALVGQILEARELDRIRAPADRERPEYQRHLALLRTLERTNPDIAFLYVMRHDGSQVTFVLDSDPSERQATPGQIYASHTPSLLRGFQHPSVDDRLYTDDWGSFMSGYAPLRNGNGEYLVGLDLRAEEFARKLQDIRIAGGLSLVLSILLAFAFSHALSAQMLRPVRMLIARCRRIATGELDRFVELRNGDELEQLVDAFNAMFMRLAESRAHADGARAALQQARDHLEQRIGERTRELVDLNARLLREVAERARAEELLAHSARSDPLTGLMNRRAMLEHLEYQATRFERSQTPFVLGMGDLDHFKAVNDAHGHDAGDQALVQTAACLTQSLRAQDLVARWGGEEFLILLPETDLDGGARVAEKVRETIAATALDIGPTGLRLTISLGLAAYGPGQTLGQCIKAADEALYTAKRQGRNRIVVAGSAAVESKSRPTS; translated from the coding sequence ATGCACCTGACCATCCGCCGCAAGTTCTTTCTGAGCCACTTTTTCGCGGTGCTGCTGGTCTCCGGGAGTATCGGCAGTTATTTCTATCTTAGCGCCGTCTCCAGCCTGACCACCAGCATCCAGCTCCGTCTTGAGAACACCGCGGCGCTGGTTGGCCAGATCCTGGAGGCGCGCGAACTGGATCGGATCCGCGCACCGGCCGACCGCGAGCGCCCCGAATACCAACGCCATCTGGCCCTGCTCCGCACACTGGAGCGGACCAACCCGGATATCGCCTTCCTCTATGTCATGCGTCATGACGGGAGCCAGGTCACCTTCGTGCTCGACTCGGACCCGAGCGAGCGCCAGGCCACCCCCGGTCAGATCTACGCCAGTCATACCCCCTCGCTTCTGCGGGGCTTCCAGCATCCTTCCGTGGACGACCGGCTCTACACGGACGATTGGGGGAGCTTCATGTCCGGCTATGCCCCGCTGCGCAATGGCAATGGCGAATATCTGGTCGGACTCGATCTGCGCGCGGAGGAATTCGCGCGCAAGCTGCAGGACATCCGCATCGCCGGGGGCCTCTCCCTGGTGCTGTCGATCCTCCTGGCCTTCGCCTTCAGCCATGCCCTGTCGGCTCAGATGCTCAGACCCGTGCGCATGCTGATCGCGCGCTGCCGCCGCATCGCCACGGGCGAACTGGATCGCTTCGTGGAACTGCGCAACGGCGACGAATTGGAGCAGTTGGTGGACGCCTTCAATGCCATGTTCATGCGCTTGGCCGAAAGCCGCGCCCATGCCGACGGCGCCCGCGCCGCCCTGCAACAGGCCCGTGATCACCTGGAGCAGCGCATCGGCGAGCGCACCCGCGAGCTGGTCGACCTCAACGCGCGGCTGCTGCGCGAGGTGGCCGAGCGCGCCCGCGCGGAGGAACTCCTCGCGCACAGCGCCCGCTCCGATCCGCTGACCGGACTCATGAACCGCCGGGCCATGCTGGAACATCTGGAATACCAGGCGACCCGCTTCGAGCGAAGCCAGACTCCATTCGTTTTGGGGATGGGTGACCTGGACCACTTCAAAGCGGTCAATGACGCCCACGGACACGACGCCGGTGACCAGGCCCTGGTCCAGACCGCCGCCTGCCTGACCCAGAGCCTTCGTGCCCAGGATCTGGTGGCGCGCTGGGGCGGGGAGGAATTCCTGATCCTGCTGCCGGAGACCGATCTGGATGGCGGGGCACGGGTCGCTGAAAAGGTCCGCGAGACCATCGCGGCAACCGCGCTGGACATTGGCCCGACCGGGTTGCGACTCACCATCAGCCTGGGTCTCGCCGCTTACGGTCCGGGACAGACGCTGGGACAATGCATCAAGGCGGCGGACGAGGCGCTCTATACGGCGAAGCGCCAGGGACGCAACCGCATCGTGGTGGCGGGATCGGCGGCGGTTGAATCCAAATCACGTCCGACATCTTAG
- a CDS encoding RnfABCDGE type electron transport complex subunit D has product MIGGETTKSGPFAHSTNTVQQTMFTVILALSPATLFNLYLFGWPSILLFGVTIGACVVTEAICLALAGRPVTRTLTDGSAILTGWLLAMTLPPWAPWWIGVLGAVFAIPLAKQAFGGLGQNLFNPAMVARVALLVSFPVVMTAWIAPHPLFSASAPGLADSIAITFGGQVPDGVTAATALGYVKTELSRGIPVFQSLVEYGRGTNLTYTPDLMDLATGYKPGSLGETSAILILIGGLFLMRRRIITWHIPVTVLGTLFLMGTLFNLLDPGRFAPGLFHVISGATFLGAFFIATDYVTSPVSEKGQLIFGIGVGLLTWVIRTFAGYPEGMAFAVLLMNSLTPIIDQYTRPRLFGRTRKGEPLPLKGKA; this is encoded by the coding sequence ATGATTGGCGGGGAGACCACGAAAAGCGGGCCATTCGCCCATAGCACGAACACGGTCCAGCAGACCATGTTCACGGTGATTCTGGCCCTGTCGCCCGCCACGCTCTTCAATCTTTATCTGTTCGGCTGGCCGTCGATCCTGCTGTTCGGCGTCACCATCGGCGCCTGCGTGGTGACCGAGGCGATCTGTCTGGCGCTCGCCGGGCGGCCGGTGACGCGCACCCTGACGGACGGCTCGGCTATTCTCACCGGCTGGCTGCTGGCCATGACCCTGCCGCCCTGGGCGCCCTGGTGGATCGGCGTGCTCGGCGCCGTCTTCGCCATCCCGCTGGCCAAGCAGGCGTTCGGCGGATTGGGTCAGAACCTGTTCAACCCCGCGATGGTCGCGCGCGTCGCGCTGCTGGTGTCTTTTCCGGTCGTCATGACCGCCTGGATCGCGCCCCATCCGCTGTTCTCGGCCAGCGCGCCCGGTCTGGCCGATTCCATCGCCATCACCTTTGGCGGACAGGTGCCGGACGGCGTGACCGCCGCCACCGCGCTTGGCTATGTCAAGACTGAACTGTCACGGGGGATTCCGGTCTTCCAGTCGCTCGTCGAGTACGGCCGCGGCACGAATCTGACCTATACCCCGGATCTCATGGATCTGGCGACCGGCTACAAACCGGGCAGTCTGGGCGAGACCTCGGCGATCCTGATCCTCATCGGGGGCTTGTTCCTGATGCGTCGGCGCATCATCACCTGGCATATTCCGGTCACGGTGCTGGGGACACTGTTCCTGATGGGCACCCTGTTCAACCTGCTGGATCCGGGCCGCTTCGCCCCTGGACTTTTCCATGTCATCTCCGGGGCGACCTTCCTCGGTGCCTTCTTCATCGCCACCGACTATGTGACCTCGCCGGTCTCCGAGAAGGGGCAGTTGATCTTCGGCATCGGTGTCGGACTCCTGACCTGGGTCATCCGCACCTTCGCCGGTTATCCGGAGGGGATGGCCTTCGCCGTGCTGCTGATGAACTCGCTCACCCCGATCATCGACCAATACACCCGTCCGCGCCTCTTTGGCCGCACGCGCAAAGGCGAGCCCTTGCCGCTGAAGGGGAAAGCATGA
- a CDS encoding IS5 family transposase, which produces MSKAGCPPKIHEAEQAVLRQIVTDRPTSTLSEIARELAARTGIEAHEATIRKSLREAGVTRLRGESGLEAQARATPRRYGYTDAHRRHDPDQSYPSCLTDAEWDLVAALFEMPGGRGQPPRVSRRSILEACCYVVRTGCAWRMLPHDFAPWQNVYKTFRRWSAAGKFEQMHDRLRGQWREREGREIAPTAAVLDAQSTRGSPQGGPSGFDAGKQVKGRKRSLVVDTLGFVLAVSVVAANLQDRDAASGAVADAAAKYPQINTLFVDSAYAGQFAQTTEQTHAIRVEVVRHPANKSVGSWHVDGAPDRVVIANADGFVPLPKRWVVERTHAWNERARRLIMHHDRLPAVSETWVWLAEARILLRRLTTTV; this is translated from the coding sequence ATGTCGAAAGCTGGTTGTCCCCCCAAGATTCACGAGGCGGAGCAAGCGGTATTGCGTCAAATTGTCACGGATCGCCCGACCTCCACGCTGTCAGAGATTGCCCGGGAACTCGCGGCACGGACGGGAATCGAGGCTCATGAAGCAACGATTCGCAAGTCCTTGCGGGAGGCGGGCGTCACGCGCCTCCGGGGCGAGAGTGGTCTCGAGGCGCAAGCGCGCGCAACGCCGCGTCGGTATGGGTATACGGATGCGCATCGTCGCCACGACCCCGACCAAAGCTACCCAAGTTGTCTGACCGATGCGGAGTGGGACTTGGTCGCCGCTCTCTTTGAGATGCCGGGCGGGCGGGGTCAACCGCCCCGCGTGTCGCGCCGGAGCATCCTGGAGGCGTGTTGCTACGTGGTGCGCACGGGGTGCGCGTGGCGGATGCTGCCGCACGATTTCGCGCCTTGGCAGAATGTCTACAAGACGTTTCGCCGTTGGAGTGCGGCTGGGAAGTTTGAGCAGATGCATGATCGACTGCGGGGGCAATGGCGCGAACGCGAGGGGCGTGAGATCGCGCCGACGGCGGCGGTGCTGGATGCGCAATCGACCCGCGGCTCGCCGCAGGGTGGACCGAGCGGCTTTGATGCGGGCAAGCAGGTCAAGGGGCGCAAGCGCAGCCTGGTGGTCGATACCTTGGGGTTCGTGTTGGCGGTGAGCGTGGTCGCGGCCAATCTTCAGGACCGCGATGCCGCCTCGGGCGCCGTCGCTGACGCGGCCGCCAAGTACCCCCAGATCAACACGCTGTTTGTCGATAGCGCCTACGCCGGTCAATTTGCCCAAACCACCGAGCAGACCCACGCGATCCGCGTGGAAGTCGTGCGCCATCCAGCCAACAAAAGCGTTGGCTCCTGGCACGTGGACGGGGCGCCTGACCGAGTGGTGATCGCCAACGCCGACGGCTTCGTTCCGCTGCCGAAGCGCTGGGTTGTCGAGCGCACCCATGCGTGGAATGAGCGTGCCCGTCGATTGATCATGCATCATGACCGTCTGCCAGCGGTCTCCGAAACCTGGGTTTGGCTGGCGGAGGCGCGCATCCTGCTGCGGCGGTTGACCACAACGGTTTGA